In Elephas maximus indicus isolate mEleMax1 chromosome 15, mEleMax1 primary haplotype, whole genome shotgun sequence, the following are encoded in one genomic region:
- the GDAP1 gene encoding ganglioside-induced differentiation-associated protein 1 isoform X2, with protein MPDKESMYYPRVQHYRELLDSLPMDAYTHGCILHPELTVDSMIPAYATTRIRSQIGNTESELKKLAEENPDLQEAYIAKQKRLKSKLLDHDNVKYLKKILDELEKVLDQVETELQRRNEETPEEGRQPWLCGESFTLADISLAVTLHRLKFLGFARRNWGNGKRPNLETYYERVLKRKTFNKVLGHVNNILISAVLPTAFRVAKKRAPKVLGTTLVVGLLAGMGYFAFMVFRKRLGSMILALRPRPSYF; from the exons ATGCCTGATAAAGAAAGCATGTATTACCCACGGGTACAGCATTACCGAGAGCTACTTGACTCCTTGCCGATGGATGCCTATACACACGGCTGCATTTTACATCCTGAACTAACTGTGGACTCCATGATCCCAGCTTATGCTACAACAAGGATTCGCA GCCAAATAGGTAACACAGAATCTGAACTGAAGAAACTTGCTGAAGAAAATCCAGACTTACAAGAGGCTTACATTGCAAAACAAAAGCGTCTTAAA tcAAAGCTGCTTGACCATGACAAtgttaaatatttgaagaaaattcttGATGAGTTGGAGAAAGTTCTGGACCAGGTTGAAACTGAGTTGCAAAGAAGAAACGAAGAAACCCCAG AAGAGGGCCGCCAGCCTTGGCTCTGCGGAGAATCCTTCACCCTGGCAGACATCTCGCTCGCTGTCACATTGCATCGACTGAAGTTCCTGGGGTTTGCGCGGAGAAACTGGGGGAATGGAAAACGACCAAACCTGGAAACCTATTACGAGCGTGTCTTGAAGAGAAAAACATTTAACAAGGTTTTAGGACATGTCAACAATATATTAATCTCTGCAGTGCTGCCAACAGCATTCCGGGTGGCCAAGAAAAGGGCCCCAAAAGTTCTTGGCACCACCCTTGTGGTTGGTTTGCTTGCAGGAATGGGATACTTTGCTTTTATGGTTTTCAGAAAGAGACTTGGCAGCATGATACTAGCACTTAGACCGAGACCAAGTTATTTCTAG